CGGACCGCGCCCCGGCGCCCGCCCCGGCCTGCGTTCCCCCGGGCCGCCGGGACCGCTCCTCGTACTGGTCGTCACTCATGCGGGAACCGTACGTGACGGCACCGACATCGGGCCCGGAGCGGCCGTCCCGACCGGTTGGCGCGCGGTCGGGGAGGCGTGCCGACCGGCCGGCGTGCCGTCAGGAGGGACAGATGGCCGTCTGGCCGCCGAGCGCGCTCACGGCGGTGTCCGGGTAGTTGGTGATGACCCCGTCCACGCCGTACCCCGCGACGCGCCGCACCGCGGCGGTGCCGTCCACGGTCCAGGCGTAGACCTCCAGGGGTGCCCCATGCGCCCCGCGCAGAGCGTGCACGGACTTCACATAGTCCGCCGAGAGCGTGGTCTCGTCGGGGTTGATCTGGTCCGCGAAGGCCGCGTACGCGGGGAGTTCGCCGACCGGCGGGGCACCCAGGAACCCCGTCTTCACGTCCGGCCGCAGGGCGTGCACGGCCCGCACGCTGTCCGCGCTGAAGCTCTGGATGACCAACCGGTGGGCGACATGGCCCGCGTCCAGCCAGTGCCGCCCGTCGAGGACGTCCAGGATCTCCTTCTCGATGCCCGGGTACAGCTCCGGCGACTTGATCTCCAGCAGCAGCCTCTGGCGGTGGGACTCGACCCGCCCCAGGTACTCCTGAAGGGTCGGGATCCGGGTGCCCGCGTACCGCGCGTCCTTCCAGGCGCCCGCGTCCAGCCGGGCTATCTCGGCCGCCGTGAAGTCGCCGACCGCCCAGGGCGCGCGACCGGGGAAGACGTCCTCCACGTCGGTGGTCCGCCTGAGGTCGCTGTCGTGGATCACCACGAGCTCGCCGTCCCTGGTGCGCTGGACGTCGTTCTCTACCCACTCGACACCGAGCCGGGCGGCCTGGTCGACGGCTTCCAGGGTGTTCTCGGGGGCGTGCCCCGACGCTCCGCGGTGCGCCACGACCACGGGGCGGGGAGCGCCGCCCGTAGGGTGCTGGGCGGGCAGGAGCAGCGCGCAGGTGCCCACCAGGGCTGCGGTCGTGGCTGCGGCGGCGCGAGCGTACACGGACACTCCCTTGCATCGTGCGATGACGTTCTGTTCGAGCCTGACAGCAGACCGTCGAGGGGACACAGGCGAGAGGTGTCCGGAGAGTGAAAGGATGGCTACCGGCGCGAGAGGGCCGTATGTAAAGGGTCATCACATAGGGCACGCATGATCAGCCTGTTTTCTTTGCCGGAAAATCGTTCATGTGTTCCGGGGTGAGCCGTACTCTCGCCTCACCCCGTGGTTGCATGCCGGCCGCAGGCATGGGGGCGTACGGGCTCATGGCAGGGGTCCACCGGCGCGCGTCAGCGTGCCGGACGCGCGTCACAGGCCCTGGACGCGCGTCGCGGGCACGACAGGAGGAGGACCGCCCCAAGATGTACGCCAAGGTCGACGGCTTCAGCTACGGTCTCCTGACACCGCTGGCGGCGTTCGTGGCGGCCTGCACCGGGGGCGCACTCGGCCTGCGCGGCCTCACCAGGGCCCTGCGCACCGTCCAGCCCGGCCGCGCCGGCTGGCTCGCGCTGAGCTCCGCGGCCTTCGGCACGAGCGTCTGGATCACCCATTTCATCGCCATGATGGGGTTCGCCGTCGCGCACGCGCCTCTCGACTACGACCTGCTGGTGGCCTTCGCCGGCCTCGGTGTCGCCATCGTGATGGTGGGCGCCGGGATCTTCATCGCCGCCTACCGCGGCATGACCGGCCGTGCGGTGTTCACCGGCGGCACGGTCACGGGCCTGGGCATCGCCTCCACGCACTACATGGGCATGGCCGGGCTCCGGCTCGACGGCCATCTGGAGTACAACACCCTCACCGTCGCCGCCTCCGTGCTGATCGCCGTCGTCGCGGCCACCGGCGCGTTCTGGGTGGTCGGGCAGGGCAGAGGAACGCGCTGGAACGCCGCGGCAGGCCTGGTGATGGGACTGGCCATGCTGGGGATGCACTACACCGGCATGAGCGCCGTCCGGGTGCATCTGTACGCCCCCGCGGCCGGCGCCTCCGCCGGCTCGCCCGTGCGGGAGCTGACCCTGATGCTGATCGGCCCCGTGGCCTTTCTGCTGGTGCTCGCCGTGATCCTGCTGGCCACCCCCGGACGGGCGGCGCCGCTGCCGCTCAGAGCCTTCGGCACGAGCCGCCTGCCGGTCCTGCCGACCCAGCGCTCCGGCGGCCCCGAGTCGGCCCGCGTCAGGTCACGCACACCGCAGAACCGCTGATCAGAGCCTGTTGTCAGTGCGGAGTCGTACCGTGGATGCATGCCGCCCGTATCCAAGATCGAACACCTCAGCCCGGAGAGCATCGAGCAGCTCCGCCAGGAAGGCGCCCGGCCTTTCGAGGTCGTCAGCCCGTACCAGCCCAGCGGCGACCAGCCGACGGCGATCGCCGACCTGGAGAAGCGCGTCCGCGCGGGTGAGAAGGACGTCGTCCTGCTCGGCGCCACCGGCACCGGCAAGTCCGCCACCACCGCGTGGATGATCGAGAAGCTGCAGCGCCCGACGCTCGTCATGGCGCCGAACAAGACCCTGGCCGCCCAGCTCGCCAACGAGTTCCGCGAGCTCCTGCCGAACAACGCGGTCGAGTACTTCGTCTCGTACTACGACTACTACCAGCCAGAGGCCTACGTTCCGCAGTCGGACACCTACATCGAGAAGGACTCCTCGATCAACGAGGAAGTGGAGCGGCTGCGGCACTCGGCGACCAACTCCCTGCTCACCCGGCGTGACGTCGTCGTGGTCGCCTCGGTCTCCTGCATCTACGGCCTGGGCACCCCCCAGGAGTACGTCGACCGCATGGTGTCCCTGAAGATCGGCGACGAGATCGACCGCGACGAGCTGCTGCGCCGCTTCGTCGACATCCAGTACGCGCGCAATGACACGGCGTTCACCAGGGGCACCTTCCGGGTCCGCGGCGACACGATCGAGATCTTCCCGGTCTACGAGGAGCTGGCCGTCCGCATCGAGATGTTCGGTGACGAGATCGAGGCGCTCTCCACGCTGCACCCGATCACGGGCGAGGTGATCAGCGAGGACGAGCGGCTGCACATCTTCCCCGCCTCGCACTACGTCGCCGGTCCCGAGCGCATGGAGCGCGCGGTCAACGACATCGAGAAGGAGCTCGGAGAGCGGCTGAGCGAGCTGGAGAAGCAGGGCAAGCTCCTGGAGGCGCAGCGGCTGCGCATGCGCACCACCTACGACCTGGAGATGCTCCGCCAGATCGGCTCCTGCGCCGGCGTCGAGAACTACTCGATGCACTTCGACGGCCGCCTCCCCGGCACCCCGCCGCACACCCTCCTGGACTACTTCCCGGACGACTTCCTCCTGGTCATCGACGAGTCGCATGTCACCGTGCCGCAGATCGGCGCCATGTACGAGGGTGACGCGTCCCGCAAGCGGACCCTCGTCGAGCACGGCTTCCGCCTGCCCTCCGCGCTGGACAACCGCCCGCTGAAGTGGGAGGAGTTCACCGAGCGCATCGGCCAGACGGTCTACCTCTCGGCCACCCCGGGCACGTACGAGCTCTCCCGTGCCGACGGCGAGGTGGAGCAGATCATCCGCCCCACCGGCCTCATCGACCCCGAGGTCGTGGTCAAGCCCACCGAGGGCCAGATCGACGACCTGGTGCACGAGATCCGCACCCGCAGCGAGAAGGACGAGCGGGTCCTGGTCACCACCCTCACCAAGAAGATGTCCGAGGACCTGACCGACTACTTCGTGGAGCTCGGCATCCGGGTCCGCTACCTGCACAGCGACGTCGACACGCTGCGCCGGGTCGAGCTGCTGCGGGAGCTGCGCTCCGGCGAGTTCGACGTCCTGGTCGGCATCAACCTCCTGCGTGAGGGCCTGGACCTTCCCGAGGTGTCCCTGGTGTCGATCCTCGACGCCGACAAGGAGGGCTTCCTGCGCTCCGGCACCTCGCTGATCCAGACGATCGGCCGCGCCGCGCGCAACGTCTCCGGCCAGGTCCACATGTACGCCGACAAGATCACCCCGGCGATGCAGAAGGCCATCGAGGAGACCAACCGCCGCCGCGAGAAGCAGCTCGCGTACAACAAGGAGCGGGGTGTCGACCCCCAGCCCCTCCGCAAGCGGATCAACGACATCGTCGCCACCATCGCCCGCGAGGAGGTCGACACCGAGCAGCTCCTCGGCACCGGCTACCGCAAGCAGGGCAAGGACGGCCGGGGCGCCAAGGCGGCCGTCCCGTCCCTCGGCGGTGCCAACGGCGCGGGAGCCAAGGCCGGCAAGGGCGGCAAGGCCGCCCGGGGCAAGGAGACCGTGCCCACCGATCGTCCCGCGGCCGAGCTCGCCGAGCAGATCGAGGAGATGACCGAGCGGATGCGGGCGGCCGCGGCCGACCTCCAGTTCGAGATCGCGGCACGGCTGCGCGACGAGGTCTCCGAGATGAAGAAGGAGCTCCGGCAGATGAAGGAGGCGGGGCTGGCCTGACCACCGGGGCGCCGCGGCCCGGCCCCGCGGACCCCCGCTCCCGCCCCCTCGGACGACGGTGCGCGACCGCCCGGGCAACCGGGCGCCCCCGGTGTGTTGCAAGACCGACACAAAGTCCTGTTCACAGGGCGGCAGCCTCCGTGCTATTGCGTAGTGTTCTCGGACAACCGCGCAGAGCGCGGCCCAGGGACAGTGCGAGAGGGGAACGAGCGCGTGTCGGTCAACTTGTCCAAGGGACAGGGCATCAGCCTGCAGAAGAACGACGGGGGGACCCTGACCGCGGTGCGCATGGGTCTCGGCTGGAAGGCGGCCCCGCGGCGCGGCCTGTTCGGCTCCCGCACCAGGGACATCGACCTCGATGCGTCGGCCGTGCTCTTCGCCGAGAAGCAGCCGGTGGACGTGGTCTTCTTCCGCCACCTCGTCAGCGACGACGGCTCCGTGCGGCACACCGGCGACAACCTGGTCGGCGGCGTCGGCGAGGGTGGCGACGACGAGTCGATCATCGTCGACCTCCAGCGCGTGCCGGTCCACATCGACCAGATCGTCTTCACGGTGAACTCCTTCACCGGCCAGACGTTCCAGGAGGTCAAGAACGCCTTCTGCCGCCTCGTCGACGAGTCCAACGGGCAGGAGCTGGCCCGCTACACGCTCGACGGCGGCGGTGCGTACACCGCGCAGATCATGGCCAAGGTGCACCGCTCCGGGCAGGGCTGGCAGATGACGGCCCTCGGATCCCCGGCCAACGGCCGCACCTTCCAGGACCTGATGCCGGCGATCCTGCCGCACCTCTGACGGGGGAGGCCGGTAACGGCCGCGTCAGGCGCGAGGGGTATCGGGCGCGAGGCGCCGGGTGCGACGGGCAGGGACACGGGCGCGACGGCACGGGCACCGGCACGACGGGATCAGGCATGCGGCACCAGGCATGACGGCGTCAGGCATGCGGCACCAGGCACGAAGGCATGAGGTGCGACGGCACCGGCCGCGGCCACCGGCCGGGTGGGGCGCGCCGGGGGCATGGCCCGGACACAGGGGGCGAGGACGATGGCGGCCGAGCTGGTCAGGGGAGAGAACCACCCCCTCACCCGGACCCGGCTGGAGATCCGGGTGTCGGCCGGCAGCCCGCTCGTGGCCGGAGCCGCGCTCGGCGACGAGCGCGGCAGGCTGCTCGGCCCCGACCGGCTCGTCCACCCCGGCTCGCCCGCCCTGCCAGGCCTGGAGGTGTCCCAGCAGGCCGCCGCCGTGCACCGTCTGGCAGTGGACCTGGACGCCTTGAACGACACCGTGCACCGGGTCAGCGTGCTGCTCGCCCTGCCCCATGGCGTCGGCGGCCCGGCCCGGTTCGGCGCGGTGGCCGCACCCTTCGTCGCGGTCACCGGTCTCGACGGCACCGAACTCGCCACCTACACGATCACCGGCCTGGACACCGAGTCCGCCGTCGTTGCCGTCGAGCTCTATCGCAGGCAGGGCGCGTGGAAGGTGCGCGCCGTGGGCCAGGGCTACGCGGGCGGCCTCCCCGACCTCCTGGCCGACCAGGGACTCGACGACGCCTCCCGGCGGGCGGCGGACATCCACGAAGCGGTGGCCCGAGGTCTCGCCCGGGCCGTCGCCGCGCCACCCTCCCGCCCTCAGCCGGACTCCCGGACACCGGCGACCGCACAGGGCAGCCCGGCGGGTGGCCGGGATACCGCAGGCACCGGCCGGGATGCCGCGGTGACCGCCGGTGCCCCACCCGCCCTGACCCCGTTAGGGGCCCAGGCGGGTCCCGAGGCGGTCCCTCCGGCTTCCGCCGGACCGGAGGGTTCCGCCGCAGTGGAGAGCCCCGCGGGGCCGGAGGGCCCAGTGAGGCCGGAGGGCCCCGCCCGGCCGGACGCAGCGGGTGAGCCGTCGGCCGGCGGCAGTGCCGCGGGCGCGCACGGCGCGGGCTCCGTCGACTACACGCACCCCGCGCGCGTCGGCTCCGCTCCGCCGGTCCCCTCCCCGTCTCCGTCCCCCACGCCCTCTCCGTCCGCACCCCCGGACCGCCCCGCGCCGCCCGTCGCGGGCGACGCCACCGGCTGGACCATGGACGAGCGGCTGTACAACCAGGTCTGGGGCATGTTCGAGGACCTGGCCCGCAGCACGGCCGCCTACCGCAGCGCCGTCGGCTTCGCCGACTCCCGCCGGGGCCAGGAGATGGACAAGGCGTTCGCCGACCCGCGCAACCGGATGGGCGGAGCCGGCGACACCGCCCGTGCGGCGGCCGAGGAGCGGCACGCGAGCCTGGTCGACCAGGCGCGGCAGGCGCTCGACCGGGACCTGGCCCAGCTGATCGCCGAGTCCGAGGTCGTCGAGCCCGCGCTGCCCGTCGCGTACGCCCGCTGGGACAACCCGGTCTGGGACGCCTACCGGGTCCCTGATGAGGCCGCCATGGCCGTACGGCTGGGGGACCTGTACCTGCCCGAGAGCGCCGGTCTGCGCATCCCGCTGCTGGTGAGGCTGCCGCTGGCGCGTGGCCTGTGGATCGACTGCGGGCAGGCGGACGGCGGGTCCGATCTCCCGATGGGCCCGGACGAGGTGCGCTCGGTCGCCGCTGAGAGCGCGGCCGCACTCGCGGCGCGGCTGCTCGCCGTGCACCCCGCGCGGGCGTTCGACGTGCACATCATCGACCCCGCGGGGACGGCCTCCGGGCCGCTTGGCCCGCTGCTGCGCTCCGGTGTGCTGAGCGAGCCGCCGGCCGCGGGCGCCGCCGCCATCTCGGCCATGCTCACCGGCCTGACCCGGCGCGTGGACCTCGTCCAGATGGCGGAGCAGGGCGGCGCCGCGGACGCCCTGCCACCGGGCGTGGGCACCGCGGAGCATCTGCTCGTCGTCCACGACTTCCCGCATGGCTTCGACGACCGCGCCGTCCACCAACTCCGGTACCTGGCGGACGAGGGCCCGGCCGTCGGCGTCCACCTGCTGCTGATCGGCGCACGTGAGGACGCCCTCGGCTACGGGCCGCTGCTCGATCCGCTGTGGCGCTCGCTGCTGCGGCTGACGCCGGTGCCCGACGACCACCTCGTCGACCCCTGGGTCGGTCACGCGTGGACCTACGAGCCGCTGCGCGTACCGCCCGGCAGCCAGGTGCTCCAGCAGGTGCTCGCGCGGATGGCGACGGCCCGTCACCCCTGGAACCGCTGAGCAGCGCGTACCCCCGGGGCACCAGGTACTGTGAAACTGCCTTTACCTGGCTCTTTACTATTACTTGGCAATAACTGTAGCCTGACTTTACGTTACGGGGGCTTCGGGCAGGCGGGACCTCCGAGCAGCGACAACGCCGACTTGCTGACGTGCCGAACTGCCGGAGGCGCAGTGGACGTTTCCCCGACACTCTGGGTGCTGACCATCGTGGGTCTGGCCGTGCTGATCGCGGCCGATTTCGTCATCGGCCGCAAGCCCCACGAGGTGTCCATCAAGGAGGCCGGGGCGTGGACCGCCGTCTGGGTGGCCCTGGCGGCGCTGTTCTGCGCCGGGCTGGCCGTGTTCGCGGGCGGCGGGCCCGCCGGGCAGTTCGCCGCCGGCTACATCACCGAGAAGTCGCTCAGCGTCGACAACCTCTTCGTCTTCGTGCTGATCATGGCGAAGTTCTCGGTGCCCGCCCGGTACCAGCAGCGGGTGCTGCTCCTCGGGGTGCTGATCGCCCTGGTGCTCAGGGCCGGCTTCATCGCGGCGGGCGCCGCGATCATCGCCAGCTTCGCCTGGGTGTTCTACATCTTCGGCGCCTTCCTCGTCTGGACGGCCTGGAAGCTGATCCAGGAGGCCCGCCAGGGCGGCAACGACGAGGAGTTCGAGGAGAACCGGCTGCTCCGGTCTCTGGAGCGGCGATTCGGCGTGGCCGACCGCTACCACGGCACCAAGCTGTGGATCCGCCGGAACGGCAAGCGCGTCATGACGCCGATGCTGGTCGTCATGCTGGCCATCGGCACCACCGATGTGCTCTTCGCGCTCGACTCCATCCCCGCGATCTTCGGCCTCACCCAGGATCCGTACATCGTCTTCACCGCCAACGCCTTCGCCCTGATGGGCCTCAGGCAGCTCTACTTCCTCCTCGGCGGTCTGCTGAGGCGGCTGGTGCACCTCAGCTACGGGCTCTCGGTCATCCTGGGCTTCATCGGCGTCAAGCTGATCCTGCACGCCCTCCACGAATCCGGCGTCCCGGCTCCGGAGATCTCCACCCCGGTCTCGCTGGGCGTCATCTGCGCGGTGCTGATCGTCACGACCATCACCAGCCTGATGGCCTCCGCGCGCGGCGACGCGGAGGAGCCGGCACGTCCGCCCGAGCCCGGTGAACCCGCGGAGCACCGGACGGAACCCGAGGCGGAGCAGCCCCGGCGGCGCCCCGGGCCCGGGAACGGTTCGGGGGCCACCAGGGCGCCTGAGGACAGCTCGGAGTCCTGGAAGGCGCGCTGAGGCGTGCCTCGGCACGTCGGTGCAGCGCGCGCGGGCACGCACACCGACGCGCCCCTCGGGGCGTTCGGGCACACGGGCGGGCACGCGTGCCAGGACGGCTGGTCCACCGTGGTGGGGCCATGCCGAGACGGCCCGCCGGTGCGCTGACGCGCGGTCAGTACGTCACGGTGATCCGCCGAGCCGGGCCGTCCACCCGTACCTCGCCGCCGTACGGGATCACCAGCTGCGGGTCGGTGTGGCCGAAGTCCACGTCGAAGACGGCCATCGTCTCGGGGGCGTACGCCGCGAGCGCGCGCAGTACGGCCTCGCGCTGCAACCGCGTGTAACGGGCCTTCGCGGGGCCGTCCTGCGGGCGCTCGAAGGACCAGGCCTTGGCGCGGGCCATCAGCAGCGCGGAGAACCGGCGCAGCAGCCCCCGCTCGCCCATGTTGCGCAGCGTCCGGAAGACCTCGACATCGCCGGGCAGCTCCTCGGAGGTCTCCAGGAACAGCACGCCGCCGTCCAGGGCGGCCGGATCGGGGATCTCGCGGTCCGCCGCCAGCAGCCAGGAGAGGATCTCCAGATTGCCGCCCCAGGAGCGGCCGGTCACGACCCGCTCGGGGCGGTGCCAGATCCAGCCGCCGCCCGGCTCCGTCGCCGGCTCCGAATCGAAGGTCTCGGGCGACTGCCAGGGGCCGTTGACGTCGGTGAAGCGGTCGGCGGGCCGCAGCTCGTAGGGGCCGGAGGTGAACAGCGCGGCGCGCAGCGACTCGGCGGTCAGCGGCGCCATCGCGCCGGGGCGGCCCAGCTCGCACATCACCGTGCCCCCGTGGTAGCCGACGATGCCGGTGTTGAAGAGGTAGGCGAGGAGGTTGATGTTGTCGCTGTAGCCGAAGAACGGCTTCGGGTTCGCCCGCAGCAGCGCGCGGTCCAGCAGCGGCAGCACGGTGATCTGGTCGTCGCCCCCGATGCTCGCCATGACCGCCTTGACCGACGGGTCGGCGAACGCCGCGTGCAGGTCGTCGGCCCGCTGCTGGGGCGAGGCGCCCATCTTCCGCGTCGCGGGGTACTCGACCGGCTCCAGACCGAACTCCGTCCGCAGCCGCTCGAGTCCCAGCTCGTAGGGGCGCGGGAAGATCTCGGGGAGCCCCGCGGACGGGGAGACGACGGCGATCCGGTCGCCGGGGACGGGCTTGGGCGGCGTGAGGGGGGCGAACGCGCCTGTAGCGGTCATGACGAGAGGGTAGGCGGCGGCGCGTGGCCGGCGCACCACGATAAAAACCGGGCCTCCGAGGCGTGATAGACCGTCTCGGGAATGCTGCCGACAGCCCGGAGGATCACGTGCCCCGCACCCTCGCCACCGCTCCGATCATGGTCCTGAACGGCCCCAACCTCAATCTGCTCGGCCAGCGCCAGCCGGAGATCTACGGCTCCGAGACGCTCGCCGACGTGGAGGCCCTGTGTGTCCGGACGGCGAAGGCGCACGGCGGGACGGTGGACGCCCGGCAGTCCAACCACGAGGGCGAGCTCGTCGACTGGATCCAGGAGGCCCGCGAGAACCACGCGGGCATCGTGATCAACCCCGGCGCCTACTCCCACACCTCCGTCGCCATCCTCGACGCGCTGCACGCCTGCGACGGCCTGCCGGTGCTGGAGGTCCACATCTCCAACATCCACAAGCGCGAGG
The nucleotide sequence above comes from Streptomyces sp. TS71-3. Encoded proteins:
- a CDS encoding S66 peptidase family protein translates to MTATGAFAPLTPPKPVPGDRIAVVSPSAGLPEIFPRPYELGLERLRTEFGLEPVEYPATRKMGASPQQRADDLHAAFADPSVKAVMASIGGDDQITVLPLLDRALLRANPKPFFGYSDNINLLAYLFNTGIVGYHGGTVMCELGRPGAMAPLTAESLRAALFTSGPYELRPADRFTDVNGPWQSPETFDSEPATEPGGGWIWHRPERVVTGRSWGGNLEILSWLLAADREIPDPAALDGGVLFLETSEELPGDVEVFRTLRNMGERGLLRRFSALLMARAKAWSFERPQDGPAKARYTRLQREAVLRALAAYAPETMAVFDVDFGHTDPQLVIPYGGEVRVDGPARRITVTY
- the uvrB gene encoding excinuclease ABC subunit UvrB, which encodes MPPVSKIEHLSPESIEQLRQEGARPFEVVSPYQPSGDQPTAIADLEKRVRAGEKDVVLLGATGTGKSATTAWMIEKLQRPTLVMAPNKTLAAQLANEFRELLPNNAVEYFVSYYDYYQPEAYVPQSDTYIEKDSSINEEVERLRHSATNSLLTRRDVVVVASVSCIYGLGTPQEYVDRMVSLKIGDEIDRDELLRRFVDIQYARNDTAFTRGTFRVRGDTIEIFPVYEELAVRIEMFGDEIEALSTLHPITGEVISEDERLHIFPASHYVAGPERMERAVNDIEKELGERLSELEKQGKLLEAQRLRMRTTYDLEMLRQIGSCAGVENYSMHFDGRLPGTPPHTLLDYFPDDFLLVIDESHVTVPQIGAMYEGDASRKRTLVEHGFRLPSALDNRPLKWEEFTERIGQTVYLSATPGTYELSRADGEVEQIIRPTGLIDPEVVVKPTEGQIDDLVHEIRTRSEKDERVLVTTLTKKMSEDLTDYFVELGIRVRYLHSDVDTLRRVELLRELRSGEFDVLVGINLLREGLDLPEVSLVSILDADKEGFLRSGTSLIQTIGRAARNVSGQVHMYADKITPAMQKAIEETNRRREKQLAYNKERGVDPQPLRKRINDIVATIAREEVDTEQLLGTGYRKQGKDGRGAKAAVPSLGGANGAGAKAGKGGKAARGKETVPTDRPAAELAEQIEEMTERMRAAAADLQFEIAARLRDEVSEMKKELRQMKEAGLA
- the aroQ gene encoding type II 3-dehydroquinate dehydratase encodes the protein MPRTLATAPIMVLNGPNLNLLGQRQPEIYGSETLADVEALCVRTAKAHGGTVDARQSNHEGELVDWIQEARENHAGIVINPGAYSHTSVAILDALHACDGLPVLEVHISNIHKREEFRHHSYVSRRADGVIAGCGVQGYAFAVERIAALLAPAAVRA
- a CDS encoding TerD family protein; this encodes MSVNLSKGQGISLQKNDGGTLTAVRMGLGWKAAPRRGLFGSRTRDIDLDASAVLFAEKQPVDVVFFRHLVSDDGSVRHTGDNLVGGVGEGGDDESIIVDLQRVPVHIDQIVFTVNSFTGQTFQEVKNAFCRLVDESNGQELARYTLDGGGAYTAQIMAKVHRSGQGWQMTALGSPANGRTFQDLMPAILPHL
- a CDS encoding glycerophosphodiester phosphodiesterase family protein, producing the protein MYARAAAATTAALVGTCALLLPAQHPTGGAPRPVVVAHRGASGHAPENTLEAVDQAARLGVEWVENDVQRTRDGELVVIHDSDLRRTTDVEDVFPGRAPWAVGDFTAAEIARLDAGAWKDARYAGTRIPTLQEYLGRVESHRQRLLLEIKSPELYPGIEKEILDVLDGRHWLDAGHVAHRLVIQSFSADSVRAVHALRPDVKTGFLGAPPVGELPAYAAFADQINPDETTLSADYVKSVHALRGAHGAPLEVYAWTVDGTAAVRRVAGYGVDGVITNYPDTAVSALGGQTAICPS
- a CDS encoding MHYT domain-containing protein; this encodes MYAKVDGFSYGLLTPLAAFVAACTGGALGLRGLTRALRTVQPGRAGWLALSSAAFGTSVWITHFIAMMGFAVAHAPLDYDLLVAFAGLGVAIVMVGAGIFIAAYRGMTGRAVFTGGTVTGLGIASTHYMGMAGLRLDGHLEYNTLTVAASVLIAVVAATGAFWVVGQGRGTRWNAAAGLVMGLAMLGMHYTGMSAVRVHLYAPAAGASAGSPVRELTLMLIGPVAFLLVLAVILLATPGRAAPLPLRAFGTSRLPVLPTQRSGGPESARVRSRTPQNR
- a CDS encoding TerD family protein, which encodes MAAELVRGENHPLTRTRLEIRVSAGSPLVAGAALGDERGRLLGPDRLVHPGSPALPGLEVSQQAAAVHRLAVDLDALNDTVHRVSVLLALPHGVGGPARFGAVAAPFVAVTGLDGTELATYTITGLDTESAVVAVELYRRQGAWKVRAVGQGYAGGLPDLLADQGLDDASRRAADIHEAVARGLARAVAAPPSRPQPDSRTPATAQGSPAGGRDTAGTGRDAAVTAGAPPALTPLGAQAGPEAVPPASAGPEGSAAVESPAGPEGPVRPEGPARPDAAGEPSAGGSAAGAHGAGSVDYTHPARVGSAPPVPSPSPSPTPSPSAPPDRPAPPVAGDATGWTMDERLYNQVWGMFEDLARSTAAYRSAVGFADSRRGQEMDKAFADPRNRMGGAGDTARAAAEERHASLVDQARQALDRDLAQLIAESEVVEPALPVAYARWDNPVWDAYRVPDEAAMAVRLGDLYLPESAGLRIPLLVRLPLARGLWIDCGQADGGSDLPMGPDEVRSVAAESAAALAARLLAVHPARAFDVHIIDPAGTASGPLGPLLRSGVLSEPPAAGAAAISAMLTGLTRRVDLVQMAEQGGAADALPPGVGTAEHLLVVHDFPHGFDDRAVHQLRYLADEGPAVGVHLLLIGAREDALGYGPLLDPLWRSLLRLTPVPDDHLVDPWVGHAWTYEPLRVPPGSQVLQQVLARMATARHPWNR
- a CDS encoding TerC family protein, translated to MDVSPTLWVLTIVGLAVLIAADFVIGRKPHEVSIKEAGAWTAVWVALAALFCAGLAVFAGGGPAGQFAAGYITEKSLSVDNLFVFVLIMAKFSVPARYQQRVLLLGVLIALVLRAGFIAAGAAIIASFAWVFYIFGAFLVWTAWKLIQEARQGGNDEEFEENRLLRSLERRFGVADRYHGTKLWIRRNGKRVMTPMLVVMLAIGTTDVLFALDSIPAIFGLTQDPYIVFTANAFALMGLRQLYFLLGGLLRRLVHLSYGLSVILGFIGVKLILHALHESGVPAPEISTPVSLGVICAVLIVTTITSLMASARGDAEEPARPPEPGEPAEHRTEPEAEQPRRRPGPGNGSGATRAPEDSSESWKAR